In Streptomyces camelliae, the sequence CGCCTCCTACGACCTGCCCGGCGCCCGCCTGCTGGACCTGGTGCAGGTCATGGACCGGATCCGGGCCGAGTGCCCCTGGTCCTCCCGGCAGACGCACGAGGGCCTCGCCAAGTACGGCATCGAGGAGGCCTACGAGCTGGTCGAGGCGATCGAGGCCGGTGACCGGGAGGAGCTGCGCGAGGAGCTGGGCGACGTCCTCCTCCAGGTCGTCTTCCACTCCCGGATCGCCGAGGAGCACCCGGACACACCGTTCTCGGTCGACGACGTGGCGGGCGGCATCGTCGCCAAGCTCATCCACCGCCATCCGCACGTCTTCGGCGACGAGAAGGCCGAGACCCCGGAGGACGTCAAGGAGCACTGGCTGCGCACCAAGGCCGAGGAGAAGCGCCGCACCTCGGTCACGGAGGGCGTCCCGCTCGGCCAGCCCGGCCTGGCCCTCGCCGCCAAACTCACCTCCCGCGCCCGCACGGCCGGCCTGGAGGTCCCGCTGCCCCAGGGACAGGGCATCGGCTACGAACTCCTCGCGCTGGCCGCCCGCGCCGACGCGGAGGGCGTGGACCCGGAGGCGGCCCTGCGGGCGGCGGCGCGGGCGTACCGGGACGCGATACGGCAGGCGGAGGGAGTGGCACCCGAGGCGATACGCGCGGCCGACGTGGACCACCAGGACGCGGAGGCCCACCCGGATCCGGATACCGTCGAGGGGTGACCGACCAGCACGATCCCTCGACCGCCCCCGCCTCCCTGGCCTCGGCCGCCGACCCTGCAGCAGCGTCCGCCGAGGGCTCAGCCGCCGACTCCGCCGAGGGCCGCAACGCCCCCTCGGCGGCAGCTTCCGCCGACGGCTCAGTCGAGGGCTCCACCGCCGATGCAGCCTCCACCGCCGACCCGGCCGCCGCCTCCGCCGAGGGCCCCGCGGCCGAGGGGGCTGCGGCCGAGGGGGCTGCGGCCGAGGGCTCAGCCGCAGCCCACGCCGAAGGCGCTGCCTCCGCCCCCGAGCTGTTCACCTGGGAGTTCGCGGCCGATCCGTACCCGGCCTACGCCTGGCTGCGGGAGCACGCGCCGGTGCACCGGACGCGGTTGCCCAGTGGGGTCGAGGCCTGGCTGGTCACCCGGTACGGCGATGCCAAGCAGGCCCTCGCCGACCAGCGGCTGAGCAAGAACCCGGCGCATCACGACGAGCCTGCGCACGCCAAGGGGAAGACCGGTATCCCCGGCGAGCGCAAGGCCGAGTTGATGACGCATCTGCTGAACATCGACCCGCCGGACCACACCCGGCTGCGTCGGCTGGTCAGCAAGGCGTTCACGCCCCGGCGCGTGGCCGAGTTCGCGCCCCAGGTGCAGGAGCTGACCGACCGGCTCATCGACCAGTTCGCGGAAAGGGGCTCGGCCGACCTCATCCACGAGTTCGCCTTCCCGCTGCCCATCTACGCCATCTGCGACATGCTCGGCGTCCCGCGCGAGGACCAGGACGACTTCCGGGACTGGGCGGGGATGATGATCCGGCACGGCGGAGGGCCCAGGGGAGGTGTCGCGCGGTCCGTCAAGAAGATGCGCGGCTACCTCGCCGAGCTGATCCACAAGAAGCGCGAGGCGCTGCCCGCCGAGCCCGCGCCCGGCGAGGACCTGATCTCCGGTCTCATCCGTGCCTCCGACCACGGTGAGCACCTCACGGAGAACGAGGCCGCCGCGATGGCGTTCATCCTGCTGTTCGCCGGTTTCGAGACGACCGTGAACCTGATCGGCAACGGCACCTACGCGCTGCTCACCCACCCCGAGCAGCGCCGGCGGCTGCAGGACTCCCTGGCACGCGGGGAGCGGGACCTGCTGGAGACCGGGGTCGAGGAACTCCTGCGCTACGACGGCCCGGTGGAGCTGGCCACCTGGCGGTTCGCCACCGAGCCGCTCACCGTCGGGGGGCAGGACATCGCGCCCGGCGACCCGGTGCTCGTGGTGCTCGCCGCGGCCGACCGGGACCCGGAGCGGTTCGCCGACCCGGATGCGCTGGACCTCTCCCGCCGGGACAACCAGCACCTCGGCTACGGCCACGGCATCCACTACTGCCTCGGCGCGCCGCTCGCCCGCCTGGAGGGGCAGAGCGCGCTCGCCACGCTGCTCACCCGGCTGCCCGATCTGCGCCTCGCCGCCGATCCGGCCGACCTGCGCCGGCGCGGCGGGCTCATCATGCGGGGCCTGCGCACACTGCCCGTGGAGTTCACGCCGGCCGGCCGGTAGCGCGGGCTGCGCGGGAGCCGGCGGCCGTCAGTAGTCCAGTCCCGCGAACCAGTCGCCACGGCCGCCCGGCGTCAGGTCGAGGAGGTGCCAGACGGGGTTGAGGAGGTCGAGGCCGCGCTGGTCGATGTCCTCGGCCATACGGGGGTGGGCGGAGTAGAAGTGGCGGACCGTGCCGTCCGGGTCCCGGGTGAAGACGGAGACGGTGGAGTCCTGCACCCCGTCCTCGTCCTCGCTGCCCAGGTCGTACTTGAAGGTGCTGTCCCCGGCGCTCAGCAGACGCAGCCGGGACCAGTCGCGGCTGCGGGCGTGCTGCCGCAGGACGGGCGGGTCGGCGGCAGCGACGACGACGAGGTCGGCGTTCCGGGCGACGTGGTGGGCGACGCCGTTGAAGCCGTCGATCCACAGGGTGCACATCGGGCACGGGTCGGTCTGCCGTTTGCCGTACATGAGGTGGTAGACGATCAACGGCCGGCCGGGGCCGGTGAACAGTTCGCTCAGCCTGACCTCGCGGACGGGGGTGTCGCCGGCATGGAGGTCGGCGGGGCCTTCGAGAAAGACGTAGTCGTCGACGCCGGCGCCCTGCGGAAGCGCCCTGCGCAGGGCCGCGACCTTCTCGCGGTGACGCATGAGCTCGATCTCGGCGTGGCGGAGTTCCTCGCGGGCGGCGAGGTAGTCCGCGGACTCACCGGGCAGCCGGGTGTGCAGCACCATCGTCTCCTCCTGGGTGGGAAGCCCCCCGGGGCCATGTCGAGTCCATGGTCGCGGCCGCCTCGCGCGCCGGGCGTGAGGCGCCGCCGTTCCCGACGGGTGACGAAGACGGGTGACAAAGCGGACGGAACCGGAGCGTCGGGCGTGGCGTGAGGACGCGTGAGGAAGAGATGACGAACCTTCAACTCTGTGATCTTCACGTGATCTGCGCGGCATTAACTTGTGACTAGTGATCGTCTGCCGATACGTTCACCCATCAGCGTGGCGACAGGCATCACCCGCCGCGCCGGCCCTGCTGTCGCACGAAAGGTTTCCGCATGCTCACCGGGAACGGTCGTCACCGTCGCCCCCGTCAGGCTCCGGCCCTCCTCGTCGCAGCCGGAGTGACCGGCTCCGCCATCGCCATCCCGCTGCTCGGCGCCGCGAGCGCCAGCGCCGCCGACGGCACCACGTGGGACAAGGTCGCCGAGTGCGAGAGTGGAGGTTCCTGGAGCGCGGACACCGGCAACGGGTACTACGGCGGCCTGCAGATATCGCAGGACGACTGGGACAAGTACGGCGGCACGCAGTACGCCACGAGCGCCGACCAGGCCAGCCGCTCCCAGCAGATCGCCGTCGCCGAGAAGATCCTCGCCGACCAGGGCACCAAGCCGTGGACCATGTGCGCGCTGACCGCCGGGCTGACCTCCAACTCGGGTTCGGTCGACGTCGACACGGGCGTCGGGGGCTCCGGCAGCAGCGCGGGGTCGGGCGGCGGCTCCGGATCGGCCGACAGCTCCGACTCGTCCGGTCTGTCGGATTCATCCTCTTCTGGTGCCGGTTCCGGCTCCGGCTCGGGGTCCCAGTCCGGTTCGAAGTCCGGCTCCGGTACGGACTCTTCGCCGGGTTCCAGCACCTCGACGGCCCCGGTGCAGGGCGGCGGGGCCGGCAAGGCGCAGGGTGCGGGCGGTGGCTCCACCGAGAGTGGCAGCCCCAAGTCGGACAAGACCGACAAGGCGGGTACATCCGGTTCCTCGGGTTCGACCGGTTCCGCCGGTTCCAGCGGCTCCCCTGCTGGCGGGAACTCGCCGGGGAGTGACAGCTCGCCCGCGACCACCCCCGGGACCGACGAGTCGGACAATTCCCAGCAGAGTGTCGGTTCTTGGAGTCTCGTCGACACCGGAGCCCTCAGCAGTGGCGGACGTCACCGTGGCGACAGTGCGGACGAAAGCCTCACAAACGGTCAGAATGGCCAGCCCTCCGGCCGTCACGCGAACCCCCAGCCGGACACCTACACCGTCCACGAGGGTGACACCCTCGCCTCCATCGCCGACTCCCTTGGCGTCCACGGCGGATGGCATGCGCTCTACGACGACAACAAGAGCGTCGTCGGCGCCGACCCGAACCACATCACCGCCGGTCAGACCCTGGAAGTGCGTCACGAAACGGACGCGTAGCAGGGGGATTTGACGCCCTGATTGATAGCTAAATGTCCGGTTTGGCGAAAGTGTGGGATGAGTCTCAGAAGCCCTGATCGTCTTTGAAATTCCGTCGATCCCGTGTCTACGGTCAGGACCGCTCGTCACCACGAGCCCCGGCAGCCGCAACGCCGAATCCTGCCAGCGGTCGTCCGGGAACAGTCGTCGCGTCATGCGCCGTAGGCAGGAGCGGGGGACCCAAGGTAGGCGCCGGAACCGGCAGTTGAGGCTGCCGGCACCGGCTTGGGGTGAAGCCGCAGGCCCGCGACAGCGGGCGTGCGACCGGGCAACTCAACCGGCCCGAACCCGACAGCTCACCTCGCAGGCGTCGGTGAGGGGATCGATCCATGCTGTTTTCCGGCAAGGGCAAGCACCGTCGCCCGTCCAAGGCCGTCCGTGTCGTCGCGCTCGCCGGTGTCACCGGTGCCGCTGTCGCCGCCCCGCTGATGGCGGCCGGCAACGCCTCCGCCGCCACCGCCTCCGAGTGGGACGCGGTCGCCCAGTGCGAGTCGGGCGGCAACTGGTCCATCAACACCGGCAACGGCTTCTACGGCGGCCTGCAGTTCACCAACTCCACCTGGGCCGCGTACGGCGGCACCGCCTACGCCGCGCGCGCCGACCTCGCCACCAAGGCGCAGCAGATAGCCGTCGCCGAGAAGGTCCTCGCGGGCCAGGGCAAGGGCGCCTGGCCGGTCTGCGGCACGGGCCTGTCCTCCGCCGCGTACAACGGCTCCGCCCCCACCACCTCGTCGAAGACGACCGCGCCGAGCACGAGCAGCGGCACCGCCACCCGCTCCACCGACCAGCAGGCCGCCACCCGCTCCACCACGCGCACCGCGCCCTCGGCGAGCAAGACCGTCACCACCCCGACCGGCAAGACGGTCAAGAAGGGCGACGGCGAGTACAAGGTCGTCAAGGGTGACACCCTCAGCGCCATCGCCGAGAAGCACCACGTCGCCGGCGGCTGGCAGAAGCTGTTCAAGCTGAACAAGGACATCGTCCAGGACGCGGACCTCATCTACCCGGGTCAGCAGCTGCACCTGAAGTGACATCCGGCTCCGGCCGGACGCACAGTGCTCTCACAACCCCTCCCCCCACACTGAAGCCCCCGTGAGGGCCACCCCCGTCCCCACGGGCTCCCCGCCCCGGCGCGTGTTCCCCCGTACGCGCCGGGGCGGGGTTTTCATGTCCGCTCCTGTTTCCCCTCCCGTTTCCCCGTTCTTCACCCCCACCCCCCTTTGTTCCGCTCATGAACAATGAGTACCGTCTGCATGTCCCTCCCCGTCCACGGGGCGGTCGGTCGGTGGCCGACAGCCCCGGGACGGTTAGGCTCTAGTCGCAAGGCACAGCCGTAAGGCAGACAGCCCCGCACTTCCAGCGTCACATCCAAGAAGGAGATGCTCGTGCCGTCCATCGACGTCGTCGTAGCCCGGGAAATCCTGGACTCCCGAGGCAACCCCACGGTCGAGGTCGAGGTCGGCCTCGACGACGGCAGCACGGGTCGTGCCGCCGTCCCGTCCGGCGCCTCGACCGGTGCCTTCGAGGCCATCGAGCTGCGCGACGGTGACCCGAACCGCTACCAGGGCAAGGGTGTCGAGAAGGCCGTCCTCGCCGTCATCGAGCAGATCGGCCCGGAGCTGGTCGGCTACGACGCCACCGAGCAGCGCCTGATCGACCAGGCCATGTTCGACCTGGACGCCACCGACAACAAGGGCTCCCTCGGCGCCAACGCCATCCTCGGCGTCTCCCTCGCCGTCGCCCACGCCGCCTCCGAGGCCAGCGACCTGCCGCTGTTCCGCTACCTGGGCGGCCCGAACGCGCACCTGCTGCCGGTGCCGATGATGAACATCCTGAACGGCGGCTCGCACGCCGACTCCAACGTGGACATCCAGGAGTTCATGATCGCCCCGATCGGCGCGGAGTCCTTCTCCGAGGCCCTGCGCTGGGGTGCCGAGGTCTACCACACGCTGAAGAAGGTCCTGAAGAGCAAGGGCCTGGCCACCGGCCTCGGCGACGAGGGCGGCTTCGCCCCGAACCTGGAGTCCAACCGCGCCGCGCTCGACCTCATCCTTGAGGCCATCAAGGAGGCCGGTTACATCCCCGGCCAGCAGATCGCCCTCGCGCTCGACGTCGCCGCCTCCGAGTTCTACAAGGACGGCAAGTACCTCTTCGAGGGCAAGGAGCGCTCCGCCGCCGAGATGACGGAGTACTACGAGGAGCTCGTCGAGGCCTACCCGCTCGTCTCCATCGAGGACCCGCTGTTCGAGGACGACTGGGCCGGCTGGAAGGTCATCACCGACAAGCTCGGCGACAAGGTCCAGCTCGTCGGCGACGACCTGTTCGTCACCAACCCCGAGCGCCTCGCCCGCGGCATCGAGGAGGGCACCGCCAACGCCCTGCTGGTCAAGGTCAACCAGATCGGTTCGCTGACCGAGACCCTGGACGCCGTCGAGCTGGCCCAGCGCAACGGCTTCAAGTGCATGATGTCGCACCGCTCCGGCGAGACCGAGGACGTCACCATCGCCGACCTCGCCGTCGCCACCAACTGCGGCCAGATCAAGACCGGCGCCCCGGCCCGCTCCGAGCGCGTCGCCAAGTACAACCAGCTGCTGCGCATCGAGGAGATCCTCGACGACGCCGCGGTGTACGCCGGCCGTAGCGCCTTCCCCCGCTTCAAGGGCTGAGCCAACCTGGCGTAAGGCTTAGCCAGTCGTACGTACGTCCCCGTACCCGGTCCCGTACCGTGTCCGGGGACGTACGCGCGTGTGTACGGGACCAACGGGATGGACGGGAGGCGGGGATCATGGCCGTGAAGGACCGGGACCGGTTCTCCACCGCGACCCGGCTGCGGCTGCTCGGCGAGCAGACGGCGGCCCGGGTCTACCGCTCCCAGACCAAGCGACAGGCCCGCCGCTCCCGGCTCACCGGCCGCGCGGCCCTTCTCGCGCTGGTGCTGTGCTCGATCATCGTCGCGCTCGCCTATCCGATGCGCCAGTACGTCTCCCAGCGCGCGCAGATCTCCGACCTCCAGCGGCAGCAGGAGCAGGCCCGTGAGCGCGTGGAGCAGCTGCGCGACCTCAAGGCACGCTGGCAGGACGACGCCTACGCCGAGCAGCAGATCCGGCGCCGGCTGCACTATGTGATGCCGGGGGAGACCGGGTACGTGATCGTCGAGCCGGGCGCCGCCCGGCAGTCCCGCGCCGATCTGAGGGCCGCCCAGCGTCCCTGGTACGCCAACGTCTGGGACGGAATCGACAAGTCCGACGCCTCGGACCAGTGAACCGACAGAAAGCCGATCTGAAAGCAGTCATGGAAACGCCTCCGCCGCCCACCCCGCGCACCGAGCCCACCGCCGCGGACGTAGCGGCCTTCAAGCAGCAGCTCGGCCGTCCGCCGCGGGGTCTGCGGGCCATCGCGCACCGCTGCCCCTGCGGTCAGCCGGACGTCGTGGAGACGGCGCCGCGGCTGCCCGACGGCACGCCCTTCCCGACGCTGTACTACCTGACGTGCCCGAAGGCGTCCTCCGCCATCGGCACGCTGGAGGCGAACGGCGTGATGAAGGAGATGACGGAGCGGCTGGGGACCGACCCGGAGCTGGCCGCCGCCTACCGGGCCGCGCACGAGGACTACATCCGGCGCCGGGACGAGATCGAGGAGCTGACGGGCTTCCCGAGCGCGGGCGGCATGCCGGACCGGGTCAAGTGCCTGCACGTCCTGGTGGCCCACTCGCTGGCCGCGGGGCCGGGCGTGAACCCGCTCGGCGACGAGGCCCTGGCGATGCTGCCGGAGTGGTGGCGCAAGGGCGCGTGCGTGACGCTCGGCGAAGGCACCGAGCCGCTCCCCACCGAGGAGGACGAGAAGTGACCCGCGTCGCCGCCATCGACTGCGGCACCAACTCCATCCGGCTGCTCGTCGCCGACGCCGACCCCACGACTGGTGAACTGGTCGATCTGGACCGCCGGATGACGATCGTGCGGCTCGGCCAGGGCGTCGACCGCACCGGGCGGCTCGCGCCGGAGGCGCTGGAGCGGACCTTCGCCGCGTGCCGCGAGTACGCCGCGATCATCAAGGAGCACGGCGCAGAGAAGCTCCGCTTCGTCGCCACCTCCGCCTCCCGGGACGCCGAGAACCGCGACGAGTTCGTGCGGGGCGTGCTGGACATCCTCGGGGTCGAGCCGGAGGTGATCACGGGCGACCAGGAGGCCGAGTTCTCCTTCACCGGCGCCACGAAGGAGCTGACCGGCCGGGCCGACCTCACCCAGCCGTATCTCGTCGTGGACATCGGCGGCGGCTCCACGGAGTTCGTCGTGGGGAACGAACACGTCCGGGCCGCGCGGTCCGTGGACGTCGGCTGTGTGCGGATGACCGAGCGGCATCTGGTGCACGGCGGCGAGGTCTCCGACCCGCCCACCGAGGAGCAGATCGCGGCCATAAGGGCCGACGTCGAGGCCGCCCTGGACCTCGCGGAGCAGACGGTGCCGCTGCGCGAGGCGCACACGCTGGTGGGCCTCGCCGGGTCCGTCACCACCGTCTCGGCCATCGCCCAGGAGCTGCCCGAGTACGACTCCGCGCGCATCCACCACTCCCGGGTCTCGCACGACCGCGTCCGCGAGATCACCGAGTGGCTGCTGCGCTCCACGCACGCCGAGCGCGCCGCGGTGCCGTCCCTGCATCCGGGCCGGGTCGACGTCATCGCCGCGGGCGCCCTCGTCCTGCTCGCGATCATGGAACGCATCGGTGCCGAGGAGGTCGTGGTGAGCGAGCACGACATCCTGGACGGGATCGCCTGGTCCCTCGCATGAGCCTCGCAGGGGGCGTGAGGGTCTCTTTCCCGCCCCTTTGCTACTCACCAGTAGCCTCCGTTGAGCAGGTTGGATAACGTGTGAGCGGGCTGTTCGAGGGTTCCGGTGACACGCCGTCGGAAAAGTTCGTGAAGTTCTTCACAAGGAAATCGGTCCCGGCGGGGGATCAGAAGCCTCCGCTTGGCCCTTTCGGGGGCTCAGCGGGCCCTTGAGCGTGCTCAGCCGAGTGGTGCGAGGGTGTTCCGGGAGGGTGTTCGCGGGGGCTCTCCCGGGCGCCTCACGCGACGGCCGCCGGGGCAGAGAGGCAGCTCACGCGGCCTTGACAACGGGTCAGACCGCCCGTGGGTTCCCCTTCTCCGGCATGACCTGCGTCACGCGGGTCGCGGAGTTTAGCACAGGCCCTGTAGGACCTTGTGAAGGGGCGCACGAGCACCGCTCAAGGGGCGGGTGGATACTCGATGCCATGAGCACCACGGAGCGTCCCAGGATCCTCGTAGTAGGCGGTGGGTACGTAGGCCTGTACGCAGCTCGGCGCATCCTCAAGAAGATGCGCTTCGGAGAGGCGACCGTCACGGTCGTCGACCCCCGGTCGTACATGACCTACCAGCCCTTCCTCCCCGAAGCCGCCGCCGGCAGCATCTCCCCTCGCCACGTCGTCGTCCCGCTGCGACGCGTGCTGCCGAAGGCGGAGGTCCTCACCGGCCGGGTCACCACCATCGACCAGGACCGCAAGGTCGCCACGATCGCCCCGCTGGTGGGCGAGGCGTACGAGCTGCCCTTCGACTACCTCGTCATCGCCATGGGCGCGGTCTCCCGCACCTTCCCGATCCCCGGCCTCGCCGAGCAGGGCATCGGCATGAAGGGCATCGAGGAGTCCATCGGCCTGCGCAACCACGTCCTGGAGCAGCTGGACAAGGCCGACTCCACGACCGACGAGGAGATCCGCCGCAAGGCGCTCACCTTCGTCTTCATCGGCGGTGGCTTCGCGGGCGCGGAGACCATCGGCGAGGTCGAGGACATGGCCCGGGACGCGGCCAAGTACTACAAGAACGTGTCCCGCGAGGACATGCGCTTCATCCTGGTCGACGCCGCCGACAAGATCCTCCCCGAGGTGGGTCCCAAGCTCGGCCAGTACGGCAAGGAGCACCTGGAGAGCCGGGGCGTGGAGATCTACCTCTCCACCTCGATGGACTCCTGCGTCGACGGCCACGTGGTGCTGAAGAACGGCCTGGAGGTCGACTCCAACACCATCGTGTGGACCGCCGGCGTCAAGCCGAACCCGGCCCTCGCCCGCTTCGGTCTGCCCCTCGGCCCGCGCGGCCACGTCGACTGCGAGCCGACCCTCCAGGTCAAGGGCACGGACTACATCTGGGCCGCCGGTGACAACGCACAGGTCCCGGACCTCGTCGGCCGCAAGGCGGGCAACGAGAACGCCTGGTGCCCGCCCAACGCCCAGCACGCGCTGCGCCAGGCCCGGGTCCTCGGCGACAACGTGGTCTCCGGTATGCGGGGCTTCCCGCAGAAGGAGTACGAGCACGCCAACAAGGGTGCGGTCGCCGGTCTCGGCCTGCACAAGGGCGTGGCGATGATCGTCATGGGCAAGATGAAGATCAAGCTCAAGGGCCGCCTCGCCTGGTACATGCACCGTGGCTACCACGGTCTGGCGATGCCGACCTGGAACCGCAAGATCCGCGTCTTCGCCGACTGGACCCTGAGCATGTTCCTCAAGCGCGAGGT encodes:
- a CDS encoding DUF501 domain-containing protein; translated protein: METPPPPTPRTEPTAADVAAFKQQLGRPPRGLRAIAHRCPCGQPDVVETAPRLPDGTPFPTLYYLTCPKASSAIGTLEANGVMKEMTERLGTDPELAAAYRAAHEDYIRRRDEIEELTGFPSAGGMPDRVKCLHVLVAHSLAAGPGVNPLGDEALAMLPEWWRKGACVTLGEGTEPLPTEEDEK
- a CDS encoding nucleoside triphosphate pyrophosphohydrolase, yielding MNASSSDLAPAADPGRIVLLTTSHRVAPGLLSWPAWQALHAADAVLCADGAHPQLPYLREAGITVAEAAPTAQELVDACADGRTVVVVATAEGEPALTDGLARLAGSGRITMPELELLPASYDLPGARLLDLVQVMDRIRAECPWSSRQTHEGLAKYGIEEAYELVEAIEAGDREELREELGDVLLQVVFHSRIAEEHPDTPFSVDDVAGGIVAKLIHRHPHVFGDEKAETPEDVKEHWLRTKAEEKRRTSVTEGVPLGQPGLALAAKLTSRARTAGLEVPLPQGQGIGYELLALAARADAEGVDPEAALRAAARAYRDAIRQAEGVAPEAIRAADVDHQDAEAHPDPDTVEG
- a CDS encoding FtsB family cell division protein, with the protein product MAVKDRDRFSTATRLRLLGEQTAARVYRSQTKRQARRSRLTGRAALLALVLCSIIVALAYPMRQYVSQRAQISDLQRQQEQARERVEQLRDLKARWQDDAYAEQQIRRRLHYVMPGETGYVIVEPGAARQSRADLRAAQRPWYANVWDGIDKSDASDQ
- a CDS encoding DUF899 family protein, whose translation is MVLHTRLPGESADYLAAREELRHAEIELMRHREKVAALRRALPQGAGVDDYVFLEGPADLHAGDTPVREVRLSELFTGPGRPLIVYHLMYGKRQTDPCPMCTLWIDGFNGVAHHVARNADLVVVAAADPPVLRQHARSRDWSRLRLLSAGDSTFKYDLGSEDEDGVQDSTVSVFTRDPDGTVRHFYSAHPRMAEDIDQRGLDLLNPVWHLLDLTPGGRGDWFAGLDY
- the eno gene encoding phosphopyruvate hydratase, with the protein product MLVPSIDVVVAREILDSRGNPTVEVEVGLDDGSTGRAAVPSGASTGAFEAIELRDGDPNRYQGKGVEKAVLAVIEQIGPELVGYDATEQRLIDQAMFDLDATDNKGSLGANAILGVSLAVAHAASEASDLPLFRYLGGPNAHLLPVPMMNILNGGSHADSNVDIQEFMIAPIGAESFSEALRWGAEVYHTLKKVLKSKGLATGLGDEGGFAPNLESNRAALDLILEAIKEAGYIPGQQIALALDVAASEFYKDGKYLFEGKERSAAEMTEYYEELVEAYPLVSIEDPLFEDDWAGWKVITDKLGDKVQLVGDDLFVTNPERLARGIEEGTANALLVKVNQIGSLTETLDAVELAQRNGFKCMMSHRSGETEDVTIADLAVATNCGQIKTGAPARSERVAKYNQLLRIEEILDDAAVYAGRSAFPRFKG
- a CDS encoding transglycosylase family protein; this translates as MLFSGKGKHRRPSKAVRVVALAGVTGAAVAAPLMAAGNASAATASEWDAVAQCESGGNWSINTGNGFYGGLQFTNSTWAAYGGTAYAARADLATKAQQIAVAEKVLAGQGKGAWPVCGTGLSSAAYNGSAPTTSSKTTAPSTSSGTATRSTDQQAATRSTTRTAPSASKTVTTPTGKTVKKGDGEYKVVKGDTLSAIAEKHHVAGGWQKLFKLNKDIVQDADLIYPGQQLHLK
- a CDS encoding Ppx/GppA phosphatase family protein, coding for MTRVAAIDCGTNSIRLLVADADPTTGELVDLDRRMTIVRLGQGVDRTGRLAPEALERTFAACREYAAIIKEHGAEKLRFVATSASRDAENRDEFVRGVLDILGVEPEVITGDQEAEFSFTGATKELTGRADLTQPYLVVDIGGGSTEFVVGNEHVRAARSVDVGCVRMTERHLVHGGEVSDPPTEEQIAAIRADVEAALDLAEQTVPLREAHTLVGLAGSVTTVSAIAQELPEYDSARIHHSRVSHDRVREITEWLLRSTHAERAAVPSLHPGRVDVIAAGALVLLAIMERIGAEEVVVSEHDILDGIAWSLA
- a CDS encoding transglycosylase family protein, with the translated sequence MLTGNGRHRRPRQAPALLVAAGVTGSAIAIPLLGAASASAADGTTWDKVAECESGGSWSADTGNGYYGGLQISQDDWDKYGGTQYATSADQASRSQQIAVAEKILADQGTKPWTMCALTAGLTSNSGSVDVDTGVGGSGSSAGSGGGSGSADSSDSSGLSDSSSSGAGSGSGSGSQSGSKSGSGTDSSPGSSTSTAPVQGGGAGKAQGAGGGSTESGSPKSDKTDKAGTSGSSGSTGSAGSSGSPAGGNSPGSDSSPATTPGTDESDNSQQSVGSWSLVDTGALSSGGRHRGDSADESLTNGQNGQPSGRHANPQPDTYTVHEGDTLASIADSLGVHGGWHALYDDNKSVVGADPNHITAGQTLEVRHETDA
- a CDS encoding NAD(P)/FAD-dependent oxidoreductase encodes the protein MSTTERPRILVVGGGYVGLYAARRILKKMRFGEATVTVVDPRSYMTYQPFLPEAAAGSISPRHVVVPLRRVLPKAEVLTGRVTTIDQDRKVATIAPLVGEAYELPFDYLVIAMGAVSRTFPIPGLAEQGIGMKGIEESIGLRNHVLEQLDKADSTTDEEIRRKALTFVFIGGGFAGAETIGEVEDMARDAAKYYKNVSREDMRFILVDAADKILPEVGPKLGQYGKEHLESRGVEIYLSTSMDSCVDGHVVLKNGLEVDSNTIVWTAGVKPNPALARFGLPLGPRGHVDCEPTLQVKGTDYIWAAGDNAQVPDLVGRKAGNENAWCPPNAQHALRQARVLGDNVVSGMRGFPQKEYEHANKGAVAGLGLHKGVAMIVMGKMKIKLKGRLAWYMHRGYHGLAMPTWNRKIRVFADWTLSMFLKREVVSLGAMENPREEFYEAAKPAPVAAAKTEEKAKAS
- a CDS encoding cytochrome P450 family protein, translated to MFTWEFAADPYPAYAWLREHAPVHRTRLPSGVEAWLVTRYGDAKQALADQRLSKNPAHHDEPAHAKGKTGIPGERKAELMTHLLNIDPPDHTRLRRLVSKAFTPRRVAEFAPQVQELTDRLIDQFAERGSADLIHEFAFPLPIYAICDMLGVPREDQDDFRDWAGMMIRHGGGPRGGVARSVKKMRGYLAELIHKKREALPAEPAPGEDLISGLIRASDHGEHLTENEAAAMAFILLFAGFETTVNLIGNGTYALLTHPEQRRRLQDSLARGERDLLETGVEELLRYDGPVELATWRFATEPLTVGGQDIAPGDPVLVVLAAADRDPERFADPDALDLSRRDNQHLGYGHGIHYCLGAPLARLEGQSALATLLTRLPDLRLAADPADLRRRGGLIMRGLRTLPVEFTPAGR